The Oleiphilus messinensis DNA segment GGAGGTGACCGCTGTCATTTGCGGTAACGGGATGTGTTGCACAATGCTTTTAAGGGATTGGCGATATAACTGGAAAAAGAACACCAGCAAGGTGGCGCCAATCAGGTAGAAATAGGTCTCTTTCTCTGCGCCTGCGATACTGGGAATTCCGCCATCTGCAACAAGTTTTAGTCCAAGCAGAGGAAAGCTCAAGGCTAAGGTCGCGATTGCCGAGATCAATGCATTGGAGAATGTGCTTTGTGATGTCATATTTTTTCAACCTCCGGTTTGCCCAAAAGCCCGGTAGGTCGGAAGAGCAGGATAACGACGAGCAGACCGAATGAGACAACATCTTTGTATTCGGATGAAAAGTAAGCGGCTGTCATGCTTTCAGTCACACCGAGAATGAGTCCGCCCAGCATGGCGCCAGGAATACTGCCGATACCCCCCAGCACTGCTGCGGTAAATGCTTTCAAACCCGCAATAAAGCCGATGTAAGGGTTGGTTACGCCGTAGTACAAACCGAGCAGTAAGCCTGCTACAGCGGCGAGCGCAGCACCGATGACAAAGGTAACAGAAATAATTCGATTGGTATCGATTCCCAATAGGTTTGCCATTTTCAAGTCTTCCGATACCGCTCTACAGGCCCGACCGGTTCGCGAGCGTGCGATAAATTGTGTCAATGCAAACATTGCGATAACGGTGGTGACCCAAATGATGACTTGCATGAGGGATACGGTAGCCTGAAAGCCGTCACTGGGACCGAATGACCAGTTTCCTTCGATCAGGCTGGGAATTGCGACATCTCGGGAACCTTGCGCCAAACGGACATAGTTCTGCAGGAATATGGACATACCAATGGCGGAGATGAGCGGGATAAGCCGGTTACCGCCCCGTAATGGCCGATAGGCAACCCTTTCTACTGACCAGCCAAAGGTGCTGGAAATCAGGACTGCTGCTAATAGGGCCAGCAATAATACCAAGGGTAAAAACGTTATGCCCATCATGGTGACTCCGGCGATTGCAACGAACGAGACGTACATCCCGATCATATAGATCTCACCGTGGGCGAAGTTGATCATTCCGATGATGCCGTACACCATGGTGTAGCCGATCGCAATTAGTGCATAGGTACTACCAATGGTCAGTCCGTTGAGCAATTGTTGAAGAAAATAGAGCGTAAACTCCAGCATTCATCATCTCCGAGTTTAGGACTTTTGTTATCTGTGCTCATTTTTTTCGGCCTAAACAAAAAACACCTCATTCCCGGTTGGAAATAAGGTGTTTTTTTAATCAATAGGCGAAAAAACCAACTATTTTACAGCAGTTTTTGTTCCATCGGAATGCCATTCGTAGATAACAAAGTCAAAACTTTTCAAATCACCTTTGTTATCGAAAGCGATTTTTCCGGTTGGGGTATCAAATGTATTCTCGCGCAGCGCTTTTTGAATTTTGTCAGTATCGGTTGATTTTGTCATTTTCATCGCATCGGCCATGACCTGTACGGCTGAATATGCAGTCATTACGAATGCACCGCTTGGGTCTTGTTCCTTGGCCACGAAAGAATCTACCAGAGATTTGTTTTTAGGGTCTTTATCAAAGCTTGGTGGCAAGGTTACCAATAGACCTTCAGACGCTTCGCCAGCAATGTTGCTGATGTCTTTGTTCCCGACGCCTTCCGGGCCCATGAACTTGGAGTTCAGTCCCTGATCTGCAGATTGACGCAAGATCAAACCGAGCTCAGGGTGATACCCGCCGTAGTATACGAAATCAACATTGGCTTTTTTCATTTTGGCGATTAATGAGGAGAAGTCTTTATCCCCTGCTGTAATCCCTTCGAACATCACAACATTGATACCTTGTTTTTCTACAGTTTGCTTTACTGCAGTTGCGATACCTTCACCGTACTGTTGTTTGTCGTGGATAACCGCCAGGTTCTTGGGTTTGATTTTCTGGGCGATATAATTACCTGCAACCGGCCCCTGGTGGCTATCAAGACCGATGGTACGGAACAACATTTTGTAACCGCGTTCGGTAATTTCCGGGTTGGTTGATGCGGCAGTCACCATCAGAATGCCTTCATCTTCATATACGTCTGATGCGGGCTGAGTGGAACTGGAGCAAAGGTGGCCAACCACAAATTGAATCCCGTCGTTAACAATTTTGTTCGCAACGGCTACTGCTTGTTTGGGATCACAGGCATCGTCATAAATGATACCTTCCAGCTTATCGCCATTGATACCGCCCGCTTCGTTGATTTTTTCAATGGCCATTTGTGCGCCAATCATTTGCATATCGCCATACTGAGCGACGGGTCCGGTAACGGGTCCAGCCAGGGCGACTTTGATATTGTCTGCCTGCGCCAGCGTAGCACCAAACAGTGCCGCAGAAACGCCTAACCCAAGTAATGATTTTCTAACTTTGCTCATTTTCAATATTCCCGTTCTTTTCTTTTAGTTCCCATCTGGAGGATCTTTCTGAATTTACTTTGTCCTGAGGTCATTTTATATTTACCGGCGGTCAAGCGTAATTCAATGAGTCGAAAGCCTTTCCGGATAATTTCGTTATCTGCATTGTGCTCATATGGTTATTGTTTTGAGCGTGCAGGAGAATCTTACAAATTAAGTGTTGTGAAAGATAGTGTAATACACACCACCGCGATTGCTATTGCTCAGCCGGGAATTTATACCAAGTTCTAATTGGCAAAGACATTTGTATCAGTTAGTTTGTAGTGCAGTTGCCTTTCATACTGCGGAAAAGTGTACTTTAGCCATTAACATCGAGTCTGGATATGTTGATACTGATTGCGAGTGAAGTACACCGTTCGAGCCGGCCCCGCTTCTGGATGAGTTGAAGCGTTGTAGAACTTAAGTTTCGAGTTGTTGTTATGATATTAGATTGTGCTGTTCTGGTGTTGCACAGGGCTCCCGTTATTTGTTTATCGTTTCCTGGAAACCGGATTGAAGGAATCGCGTTTTGAGAACACTGTTTGCAGATCTCGAAGCGCGTCGTGGTGGAGCCGCAACCGGTGTAATTCTGATGCTGCTCTGCGTTTTCGTTACCGCTTGTGCAGGCGCGATGACGAAACATATTGTCGATCAGGTTCCGGTGGCGACGATAATCTGCATTCAGTACGCCGTGTGTCTGCTGTTTTGTTTACCCCATCTGCTTCGGCATCGGCAAGCGGTTTGGAAAACCCAACGATTGGGAACGCATATCGTACGGGGTATTGGTGGGTGCCTTTGTTTTATTTTCTATTACTTGGCCATCGAGAATGTGCCTCTGGTGGAAGCGGCACTTTTGAGGAGTGCATCCCCGTTGTGTGTGCCATTAGTGATCTGGGCGATATCGGGGAAACGTATCCACCGGCTGCACTGGATACCAATTATTCTGGGCATGTGTGGTGTGGCACTGATATTGAAGCCGACATCTCATGAAGTCAGTATTTGGCATCTGGTCGGATTTATGTCCGCCCTCAGTTTGGCGGTGTCTATGGTGTTTACCCGCGGGCTGACCTTCACTGAACCGGGCTACCGTATTCTATTCTATTATTTTTTGATTTCGGTTTTATTTGCATTGCCCTGGATGCTTTACCATTGGCAACCCATCCCCCCTGAAACATGGCCTTTTTTAGTGGGAATAGGAGTGTCTATTTATGTCGCGCTCTGGCTCTATACCGAGGCGTACCGGTTTGCGCAAGCCAGTTTGATATCGTCCTTTAGTTACTTCGGTGTTGTATTTGCGGGAATACTGGGCTGGATCTTCTGGAAACAACTGCCCGATATGATTTCATTTGCAGGCATTGGACTGGTTGTTGCGGGGGGGATTTTAATGCTCTGGATTGGTGAACGAACGTCTAAGCAGCCGTCGGGCGTTAGCAATCAACGCCCTTGAATAGTCATGCTTGACTGACTCTGAATGTTGGTATAGTAAAAATTGCCGCGAATTTGCTGGTTGGCGTCCGCTGCATTGAGTATTTGTACGCGTTGTACAATGGCACTTTGGTTTATGGCGAGCCCATTCGAACCTGTGGCGCTGACATCACTGAATTTCAGGCGGGGGTCGATTGTTACGGTGCTGTCACCAAACTCAGACGCGGATGAGCTGGTTTGCGATGTGTTGTCCACGTCATTGAACGCAACAGAAACGGACGTATTACCCAGCAGTGCGTTTTTCTCGCTGCTTTCCGTGTCGTTCTGAATCCGGTTCGAATCCGTGTTAGCGTGATCCTGGCTGTTGTGTATGGTATTTCCGGGCGCATTTTGCTGCAGTTCCGCGACAACTTCACCTGCAGCAGTATCTCCGGCCAGATTTAGAATTTGTTCCAGGCTTTGTGATTCCGCAGAAACATTTTGCATGTCTTCTTCGGTCAGGGGTTGTACCGCCTGTGCCGCAGACGAGCAGAGGATAAGCAATAACATAGCCTGGAGGCGGTTACTGAGCCTCACTTTTTGGAAAGGCAACCCGTGTACGTGTTGACTTGGCATAAGTTAAATCCTCGAGGTTTGTTTTACCGTAATATGTGCCATGTACCGCAAATATGAATGCAATTGGACGGTGACCGCTGCTACTTTGTATCTGATGCGTTGCCAAATGTGTAGATTTGTAACGCTGGGCAAATTATCAGCGATTACTAATCGTACTGCCAAGGGACTTGGTAGTGTTTTATGACGTGGTTCTCGTTTTTAGTGTACGGGTGCACCGTGATGGGTTCCTCCTCCACGAATGACCCGTAACAGGGCAGAAGAGTCTACACTGATTAGATCAGAGGCTATTTTTTGAATCAGGTTGTATCAATCTGATCAGATCGTGCGTAGCAAGCTTTTAAATAGTGTATCGAAATCGATGACAGGAGCACTGCATGCAAGAGGATATAGATCCAATCGAAACCCGTGAATGGCTGGAATCGCTCGAGTCGCTCATTGAAAACGAAGGTATCGAGCGCGCAGCATACATTCTCACCCGCCTTTCAGAGCGCGCCACCCGGGATGGCACACAACTTCCTTATTCCATCATTACCCCTTATCGCAATACCATTCCGGTCACCCGGGAATCCAGAATGCCGGGTGATTTGTTTATGGAGCGCCGGATACGATCACTGATTCGCTGGAACGCGCTGGCAATGGTACTTCGGGCGAACAAGCGTCCGGGGGATCTCGGGGGACACATTTCCACCTTTTCTTCCATTGCCACGCTTTATGATGTGGGCTTCAATTATTTTTTTCACGCTGGCAACGAAGAACGGGAAGCAGATTTGATCTATTTGCAAGGGCATAGTTCACCCGGCATTTATGCGCGTTCATTTCTGGAAGGTAGAATTGAAGAAAACCAGATGGACAATTTTCGCAATGAGGTGGATGGTGAAGGTCTGTCATCTTACCCGCACCCCTGGTTGATGCCGGATTATTGGCAGTTTCCGACGGTATCGATGGGTCTCGGCCCGATGCAGGCTATTTACCAGGCCCATGTCATGAAATATGTGCAAAGCCGGGAGCTGGTGAAAACCGACGGACGCAAGGTTTGGTGTTTTGTTGGCGATGGTGAAACCGATGAACCGGAAACACTCGGATCGATAGCGCTGGCGGGCCGTGAAAAGCTGGATAATCTTATTTTTGTCGTCAATTGTAATTTGCAGCGCCTGGACGGGCCTGTGCGAGGTAACGGTAAAATCATCCAGGAGCTGGAGGGTGTTTTCCGCGGCGCGGGCTGGAACGTTATCAAGGTGGTGTGGGGCCGGTTGTGGGATCCATTATTCGAAAAGGATAGCAATGGCATCATGCAGCGAGCAATGGACGAGTTCGTCGACGGAGAAATGCAAAACTTCCGAAGCAATGGCCCGGCTTATACTCGACAGCATTTCTTCGGTCGATATCCAGAGCTGGCCAAAATGGCAGAGTCGCTAACGGATGAAGATATTGTCAGGTTGAATCGGGGTGGGCATGACCCTTACAAGGTTTATGCGGCCTATCATCAGGCCGTGAAGCATACGGGACAGCCAACGGTGATTTTGGCGCACACTATAAAAGGTTATGGCTTCGGGCGCAGTGGTGAGGCACAAAATACCACCCATTCCCTGAAAAAACTGGATATCGAAACCTTGCAGAAGTTCAGGGATCGGTTCGGGATTCCCCTGAACGATGAAGAACTCAAAGATGTACCCTATTATCGCCCTTCACCGGACAGTCCCGAAGTGTTGTATATGAAAAAACGCCGGGAGCAGTTGGGGGGCTTTTATCCCAAGCGCCGAAAAGACAGTCGGCCACTGACAATCCCTGATTTGAGTTTGTTCGAGAACCAGTTGCAAGGCTCCAATGAACGGGAAATTTCGACCACGATGGCCTTTGTCCGGATTCTCTCGACATTAACCAAGGACAAACGAATCGGTAAACGCATCGTGCCGATTGTACCTGACGAAGCCCGTACATTTGGTATGGAAGGAATGTTCCGACAGTTGGGAATCTACACCTCAGAAGGGCAGAAGTACGTACCAAATGATCGTGATCAGGTGATGTATTACCGGGAAGACAAAGCCGGTCAGATCCTTGAAGAAGGCATTAATGAAGCGGGGGCCATGTCAGCCTGGATCGCATGTGGAACCTCTTATAGCACAAACGATTATCCGCTGATCCCGTTTTATATTTTTTATTCCATGTTTGGCTTTCAGCGTACGGGAGATCTGGCATGGGCTGCGGGTGATAGTCGCTGTCGTGGTTTTCTGATGGGGGGCACCTCGGGGCGAACGACCCTGAACGGAGAAGGTCTGCAACATCAGGATGGTCATAGCCATGTGCTGGCCAGCACGGTGCCGAACTGTCTGGCTTATGATCCTGCATTTGCCTACGAGCTGGCGGTGATCATTCAAGATGGCATGCGACGCATGTATCAGGAAAACGAGAGCATTTATTACTACATCACGATCATGAATGAAAACTACGTTCAACCCGCAATGCCGGAAGGCGCTGAAAAGGGAATTGTGCGCGGTATGTACTGTCTGGAGGAAACTTCCTCCGCACAGGCAGACAGTAAGCTTCAGGCCCAATTGCTGGGCAGTGGTGCCATTCTCAACGA contains these protein-coding regions:
- a CDS encoding branched-chain amino acid ABC transporter substrate-binding protein; amino-acid sequence: MSKVRKSLLGLGVSAALFGATLAQADNIKVALAGPVTGPVAQYGDMQMIGAQMAIEKINEAGGINGDKLEGIIYDDACDPKQAVAVANKIVNDGIQFVVGHLCSSSTQPASDVYEDEGILMVTAASTNPEITERGYKMLFRTIGLDSHQGPVAGNYIAQKIKPKNLAVIHDKQQYGEGIATAVKQTVEKQGINVVMFEGITAGDKDFSSLIAKMKKANVDFVYYGGYHPELGLILRQSADQGLNSKFMGPEGVGNKDISNIAGEASEGLLVTLPPSFDKDPKNKSLVDSFVAKEQDPSGAFVMTAYSAVQVMADAMKMTKSTDTDKIQKALRENTFDTPTGKIAFDNKGDLKSFDFVIYEWHSDGTKTAVK
- the livH gene encoding high-affinity branched-chain amino acid ABC transporter permease LivH — translated: MLEFTLYFLQQLLNGLTIGSTYALIAIGYTMVYGIIGMINFAHGEIYMIGMYVSFVAIAGVTMMGITFLPLVLLLALLAAVLISSTFGWSVERVAYRPLRGGNRLIPLISAIGMSIFLQNYVRLAQGSRDVAIPSLIEGNWSFGPSDGFQATVSLMQVIIWVTTVIAMFALTQFIARSRTGRACRAVSEDLKMANLLGIDTNRIISVTFVIGAALAAVAGLLLGLYYGVTNPYIGFIAGLKAFTAAVLGGIGSIPGAMLGGLILGVTESMTAAYFSSEYKDVVSFGLLVVILLFRPTGLLGKPEVEKI
- the aceE gene encoding pyruvate dehydrogenase (acetyl-transferring), homodimeric type → MQEDIDPIETREWLESLESLIENEGIERAAYILTRLSERATRDGTQLPYSIITPYRNTIPVTRESRMPGDLFMERRIRSLIRWNALAMVLRANKRPGDLGGHISTFSSIATLYDVGFNYFFHAGNEEREADLIYLQGHSSPGIYARSFLEGRIEENQMDNFRNEVDGEGLSSYPHPWLMPDYWQFPTVSMGLGPMQAIYQAHVMKYVQSRELVKTDGRKVWCFVGDGETDEPETLGSIALAGREKLDNLIFVVNCNLQRLDGPVRGNGKIIQELEGVFRGAGWNVIKVVWGRLWDPLFEKDSNGIMQRAMDEFVDGEMQNFRSNGPAYTRQHFFGRYPELAKMAESLTDEDIVRLNRGGHDPYKVYAAYHQAVKHTGQPTVILAHTIKGYGFGRSGEAQNTTHSLKKLDIETLQKFRDRFGIPLNDEELKDVPYYRPSPDSPEVLYMKKRREQLGGFYPKRRKDSRPLTIPDLSLFENQLQGSNEREISTTMAFVRILSTLTKDKRIGKRIVPIVPDEARTFGMEGMFRQLGIYTSEGQKYVPNDRDQVMYYREDKAGQILEEGINEAGAMSAWIACGTSYSTNDYPLIPFYIFYSMFGFQRTGDLAWAAGDSRCRGFLMGGTSGRTTLNGEGLQHQDGHSHVLASTVPNCLAYDPAFAYELAVIIQDGMRRMYQENESIYYYITIMNENYVQPAMPEGAEKGIVRGMYCLEETSSAQADSKLQAQLLGSGAILNEVRAAAKILAEQFAVSCRVWSVTSFNELARDGQHKQRWNLLHPDETPQVPFVAECLQDRAGPVIASTDYIRLYGEQIRAFVPSEYTVLGTDGFGRSDTREKLRQHFEVDRYYVVIATLNALAMRGEIERSIVLDAMRTFNIDRNSANPLHR
- a CDS encoding DMT family transporter, with amino-acid sequence MRTLFADLEARRGGAATGVILMLLCVFVTACAGAMTKHIVDQVPVATIICIQYAVCLLFCLPHLLRHRQAVWKTQRLGTHIVRGIGGCLCFIFYYLAIENVPLVEAALLRSASPLCVPLVIWAISGKRIHRLHWIPIILGMCGVALILKPTSHEVSIWHLVGFMSALSLAVSMVFTRGLTFTEPGYRILFYYFLISVLFALPWMLYHWQPIPPETWPFLVGIGVSIYVALWLYTEAYRFAQASLISSFSYFGVVFAGILGWIFWKQLPDMISFAGIGLVVAGGILMLWIGERTSKQPSGVSNQRP